In Mytilus galloprovincialis chromosome 1, xbMytGall1.hap1.1, whole genome shotgun sequence, the following are encoded in one genomic region:
- the LOC143076021 gene encoding inter-alpha-trypsin inhibitor heavy chain H3-like gives MFDMTLPDSAFITGFTMEIGGKRYAGNVKEKDKAKRQFEEAKSRGESAGHIAASPRTSNKFNILVNVEKNALVIFKLKYQEMLRRSLGSYQHVIYVDPGQIVEDFEVKVHISESREIIDLTMPPLEGKTKIDVGKSANIKHISPSRIDITYAPSVQDQKVMSKQGISGQFTVKYDVTRDKDAGDLLVVNGYFVHMFAPKDLKPLPKDVMFVLDKSQSMSGRKIKQLKEAIKLIMQDMKPNDRFNIMFFNHRFDWLNETEMMEGTKVNFGKAERFVENTSEMGWTNINSAVIDGIKLLTKYLDTQKSTILIFLTDGVPTKGERLTDQILNNVRKANEAKLPIFSLGFGNDVNFNLLKQMSLQNNGFARRIYEDSDAALQIKGLYSEISSVLLKNVTFDYIGDIDMNTLTQNHYPSYFSGSELIVAGQIRSNGSSIVPRVKGWNHAYIDLPWKPRPVIDLKAITTESDLARITEKMWAYLTIKQLLKDIEGDITNTKKDEIKATITSLALKYQFVTPFTAMVVTAPQLRRARQFSTHSLRLTGSVLGNGLIGNKYAGMIGGHNGGFRSGLSGGAGGGISGGLIGGLSGGLGGGLIGGLSGGLGGGLSRSLGGGLSGGIGGGLSGGMGSGLSGDSRSRLSGGGGGQMIPQSVKSLPTVLDQFFEVLNEGFPNLFLHMRGSTVPLCMHLKPNHTGRYQFLYSGGKPQQSIHVVLGKHTIRRMERDSIKAVELREETENQYMNSSLLKISNTTWNATKVWRDINYRRTIKFPSLNLTVTVAPSEVRLSGLELHLHIQQSNSTNATGPLRWFVGMEIETFSKTEIVVRPNVGKQLIIRKFKLLNSMPVMSHVTESCWYIKNPQKEIPLLKRLFLQKDVDTWV, from the exons ATGTTTGATATGACTCTACCAGATTCAGCTTTTATAACAGGCTTTACAAT GGAAATAGGAGGCAAACGATATGCTGGTAATGTGAAAGAGAAGGATAAAGCAAAGAGACAGTTTGAGGAAGCGAAAAGTCGTGGAGAAAGTGCTGGTCATATTGCTGCATC TCCAAGAACTTCGAACAAGTTTAACATACTGGTTAATGTTGAAAAGAATGCATTAGTGATATTCAAGCTGAAATATCAGGAAATGCTGAGACGAAGCCTTGGATCATATCAACACGTGATATATGTAGATCCTGGTCAAATAGTGGAAGACTTTGAAGTAAAGGTTCACATTAGTGAATCCAGAGAAATCATAGATTTAACGATGCCACCACTGGAAGGAAAAACAAAAATTG ATGTTGGTAAATCTGCCAATATTAAACACATTTCTCCATCGAGAATAGACATAACTTACGCTCCGAGTGTTCAAGACCAGAAAGTAATGTCAAAACAAGGTATCTCTGGACAGTTTACAGTGAAGTATGATGTAACTAGGGACAAAGATGCTGGAGATTTATTG GTAGTGAATGGATATTTTGTTCATATGTTTGCTCCAAAAGACTTGAAACCTCTACCTAAAGATGTGATGTTTGTATTGGACAAAAGTCAGAGTATGTCAGGaagaaaaattaaacaattgaAAGAAGCGATTAAACTAATCATGCAGGATATGAAACCAAACGACAGattcaatattatgtttttcaacCACAGATTTGATTGGTTAAACGAAACCGAAATGATGGAAGGAACAAAAGTTAATTTCGGTAAAGCAGAGAGATTTGTGGAAAACACTTCGGAAATGGGAT GGACAAACATTAACTCTGCAGTCATAGACGGAATAAAATTACTAACGAAATACCTGGATACGCAAAAGTCTACTATCTTAATATTTCTGACAGATGGAGTTCCAACGAAAGGAGAAAGATTAACTgatcaaattttgaataatgtaagAAAAGCCAACGAGGCTAAACTTCCAATCTTTAGCTTAGGCTTCGGAAACGATGTGAATTTCAATCTTCTGAAACAGATGTCTTTACAAAATAATGGGTTCGCACGACGAATATATGAAGATTCGGATGCTGCATTGCAGATTAAGGGATTATATTCCGAGATTTCATCggttcttttaaaaaatgtcacaTTTGATTATATAGGTGACATTGACATGAATACATTAACACAGAACCACTATCCATCTTATTTTTCCGGTTCCGAATTGATAGTTGCAGGTCAAATTAGATCTAACGGTTCTTCCATTGTACCCCGTGTCAAAGGTTGGAACCATGCATACATAGATTTACCATGGAAACCGAGACCAGTAATTGACCTCAAGGCAATAACAACTGAATCTGATTTAGCAAGGATAACGGAAAAAATGTGGGCCTATCTAACAATAAAGCAATTGCTTAAAGATATCGAGGGTGACATTACAAATACAAAGAAGGACGAAATTAAAGCTACAATCACATCCTTGGCCTTAAAG TACCAGTTTGTCACACCCTTTACAGCTATGGTAGTTACTGCACCTCAGCTTAGACGAGCGAGACAGTTCAGCACACACA GTTTGAGACTTACAGGAAGTGTATTAGGTAATGGACTAATTGGAAATAAGTATGCAGGTATGATAGGTGGACATAATGGAGGTTTTAGATCTGGACTTAGTGGAGGTGCTGGAGGTGGAATTAGTGGAGGTCTTATAGGTGGACTTAGTGGAGGTCTTGGAGGTGGACTTATAGGTGGACTTAGTGGAGGTCTTGGAGGTGGACTTAGTAGAAGTCTTGGAGGAGGACTTAGTGGAGGTATCGGAGGTGGACTTAGTGGAGGTATGGGAAGTGGACTTAGTGGAGATTCTAGATCGAGACTTAGTGGAGGTGGAGGTGGACAAATGATAC CTCAGTCAGTAAAGTCGTTACCAACTGTATTAGATCAATTTTTTGAAG TTTTAAATGAAGGATTTCCAAATTTGTTCCTACACATGAGAGGATCAACAGTACCTCTCTGTATGCATTTGAAACCAAACCACACAGGGAGATATCAGTTCTTATACAGTGGAGGAa AGCCACAACAGTCTATTCATGTAGTTCTTGGTAAACATACGATTCGGAGAATGGAAAGAGATTCTATAAAAGCTGTTGAGCTGAGGGAAGAAACAGAAAATCAGTATATGAATTCAAGTTTATTGAAAATATCGAATACCACTTGGAATGCCACAAAAGTATGGAGGGACATCAATTACAGAAGGACAATTAAATTTCCGTCATTAAATCTAACTGTAACAGTCGCACCATCCGAAGTTCGATTATCTGGATTAGAACTTCATCTTCATATACAACAAAGCAACAGCACTAATGCTACTGGACCACTAc GTTGGTTTGTTGGAATGGAAATTGAAACTTTTTCTAAAACTGAAATAGTTGTCCGTCCGAATGTTGGGAAACAGCTTATCATAAGAAAATTCAAACTGTTGAATTCAATGCCTGTGATGTCACATGTTACAGAATCATGTTGGTACATAAAGAATCCCCAAAAGGAAATTCCACTTTTAAAGCGGTTATTTCTGCAAAAGGATGTAGATACATGGGTTTAA